A part of Myxococcus landrumus genomic DNA contains:
- a CDS encoding RluA family pseudouridine synthase → MTQRIVPVPREVAGERLDRFIAKHVPGFSLERARALIESGGVRIRGKKCQPTRKLWGGESLEIELPRPKATFIPSSVEGPRLTVLHDDAALVIVDKPPGLVVEREGRDASVADLLAVQRPPFDVEGQAMPGVVHRLDRETSGCLAFARTDDAAAALLRAFQEKRVDKRYWTLVLGNPPESGRLEGPYARDPDNPRRFTTRIPSARRAALSFQVRERLHGAALLEVDLDTGRTHQIRVQLSEAGFPVLADSLYGTDAAREHPAAKALGRQALHAFQLEIPSPLTQQQVQVQAELPEDFQRALALLRG, encoded by the coding sequence ATGACGCAGCGGATTGTCCCCGTGCCCCGAGAAGTCGCAGGTGAGCGGCTGGATCGGTTCATCGCGAAGCATGTCCCCGGCTTCTCGCTGGAGCGCGCCCGGGCGCTCATCGAGTCGGGCGGTGTGCGCATCCGGGGGAAGAAGTGCCAGCCCACGCGCAAGCTGTGGGGTGGAGAGTCGCTCGAAATCGAGCTGCCCCGTCCCAAGGCGACGTTCATTCCGTCGTCCGTCGAGGGGCCTCGGCTGACGGTGCTCCATGACGACGCGGCGCTGGTCATCGTGGACAAGCCGCCGGGCCTCGTCGTGGAGCGTGAGGGCCGCGACGCCTCCGTGGCGGACCTGCTCGCGGTGCAGCGGCCTCCGTTCGATGTGGAAGGGCAGGCGATGCCCGGTGTCGTGCACCGGTTGGACCGGGAGACGAGTGGCTGTCTGGCTTTCGCGCGCACGGACGACGCGGCGGCGGCGCTGCTGCGAGCGTTTCAGGAGAAGCGCGTGGACAAGCGCTACTGGACGCTGGTGTTGGGGAACCCTCCGGAGTCGGGGCGGCTGGAGGGACCGTACGCGAGAGACCCCGACAATCCTCGCCGCTTCACCACGCGGATTCCCTCCGCGCGTCGGGCCGCGCTGTCCTTCCAGGTGCGTGAGCGGCTCCACGGCGCCGCGCTGCTGGAGGTGGACCTGGACACGGGCCGCACGCATCAGATTCGCGTGCAGCTCTCCGAGGCGGGCTTCCCGGTGCTGGCGGATTCGCTGTACGGGACGGACGCGGCTCGCGAGCATCCCGCGGCGAAGGCCCTGGGGCGGCAAGCGCTCCATGCGTTCCAGTTGGAGATTCCCAGCCCGCTGACGCAACAGCAGGTCCAGGTTCAGGCCGAGCTGCCCGAGGACTTCCAGCGCGCGTTGGCGCTGCTGCGCGGCTGA
- a CDS encoding cyclase family protein, whose translation METAAEEPWVDISAPLRDGMVHWPDNPAVHITRVMDQEKGDDATVSNLSFGAHTGTHVDAPVHFIQGAGGVDALAFDRLIGTARVLEIRDAWAIRVEELRGHSIQEGERLLFKTANSSRGWPAQGFLPDFVFLSLEGARYLAERKVRTVGIDYLSIGGSGEGALTHQVLLDAGICIIEGLELSPVSPGTYELVCLPLRIAGGDGAPARAILRRRQGAAPSSSRA comes from the coding sequence ATGGAGACCGCTGCCGAAGAGCCGTGGGTGGACATCTCCGCGCCCCTGCGCGACGGCATGGTGCACTGGCCGGACAATCCGGCGGTGCACATCACCCGGGTGATGGACCAGGAGAAAGGAGACGACGCCACCGTCTCCAACCTGTCGTTCGGTGCTCACACCGGGACACACGTCGACGCGCCCGTGCACTTCATCCAGGGCGCGGGAGGCGTGGACGCGCTGGCCTTTGACCGCCTCATCGGCACGGCTCGCGTGCTGGAGATTCGCGACGCGTGGGCCATTCGCGTGGAGGAGCTGCGAGGCCACTCGATTCAGGAGGGCGAACGGCTGCTCTTCAAGACGGCCAACTCCTCGCGAGGATGGCCCGCCCAGGGCTTCCTTCCGGACTTCGTGTTCCTGTCACTGGAGGGCGCCCGCTACCTGGCGGAGCGCAAGGTCCGCACGGTGGGCATCGACTACCTCTCCATCGGTGGTTCAGGGGAGGGCGCGCTCACGCATCAAGTGCTGCTGGATGCGGGCATCTGCATCATCGAGGGGCTCGAGCTGTCCCCGGTGAGCCCGGGGACCTACGAGTTGGTCTGTCTGCCTTTGCGAATCGCGGGCGGTGACGGGGCCCCGGCTCGCGCCATCTTGCGAAGGCGCCAGGGCGCGGCCCCGTCCTCGTCACGGGCCTGA